Proteins encoded within one genomic window of Congzhengia minquanensis:
- the scfA gene encoding six-cysteine ranthipeptide SCIFF — protein sequence MTRIQTLETKDLKKSLENGGCGECQTSCQSACKTSCGVANQQCENCGENK from the coding sequence ATGACGAGAATTCAAACACTTGAAACAAAAGATTTGAAAAAAAGCTTAGAAAACGGCGGCTGCGGCGAATGTCAGACCTCATGCCAGTCGGCCTGCAAAACTTCCTGCGGCGTTGCCAACCAGCAGTGCGAAAACTGCGGGGAAAACAAGTAA
- a CDS encoding amylo-alpha-1,6-glucosidase encodes MQLPNIWGQGALFAYSGLEGECTLKNSFTCTLLGDNLGLRLHTDKACDLYVTTEEVCDIRYQIVASDIISAEIETRGAVYETLFLFYNQNTIIGKCRKGSVQLRMVNNADRPPYFYETSTETETCFSVSTQQETAVTPEMVAQTAAKKLAFYEALPDVGLKDKAIEKAFYKAVSVMKSQVYSKEGQFKRNWTTPDRLPHKALWLWDSVFHSFGNRFISEALAKDSILAVLDAQRQDGFIAHMATPDSISDVTQPPVLAWGIMRLFNRTKDIALLEETYPKLRGYLTWNMENRTDKHGLYVWHVDTTSVDCRCDESGMDNCSRFDGVKDMECIDFSCFMVMEAEAMASMCEILQNGEGPFWKAFAEELKEKINTRLWDEADGFYYDRIVANDSFHKVKSNASFLPMLAGVCSTDQAAKLVAHLDNPDTFKEAVGVPGIAKEDPTYGTDMWRGPVWLNYNYLVLEGLKKYGYIERYETFVKGLVKEVTKWYLSDGVLYEFYDPSGATPPSRLMRKGPVIEPYNFNIRYQAIRDYGWTCSMFACIILENKHLFEST; translated from the coding sequence ATGCAATTACCAAATATTTGGGGCCAGGGCGCCCTGTTTGCCTATTCGGGACTTGAGGGGGAGTGTACGCTGAAAAACAGCTTTACCTGCACCCTCTTAGGCGACAATTTAGGACTGCGTTTGCATACGGACAAGGCCTGCGACCTTTATGTTACCACTGAGGAAGTCTGCGACATACGCTATCAAATTGTGGCGTCCGACATAATCTCTGCCGAAATCGAAACCCGCGGCGCAGTTTACGAAACCTTGTTTTTATTCTATAACCAAAACACCATAATCGGAAAATGCCGGAAAGGGAGCGTTCAGCTCCGCATGGTAAACAACGCAGACCGGCCGCCGTATTTTTATGAAACCAGCACGGAAACAGAAACCTGTTTTTCCGTTTCCACCCAGCAGGAAACAGCGGTTACGCCGGAAATGGTCGCACAAACCGCGGCAAAAAAGCTGGCGTTTTACGAAGCCCTTCCCGACGTTGGCCTGAAAGACAAGGCAATCGAAAAAGCCTTTTATAAGGCTGTATCTGTTATGAAATCCCAGGTCTATTCAAAAGAAGGACAGTTCAAACGGAACTGGACAACGCCGGACAGACTGCCCCATAAGGCGCTCTGGCTGTGGGACAGCGTGTTCCACAGCTTCGGAAACCGCTTTATTTCCGAAGCACTGGCAAAAGACAGCATTCTTGCTGTGCTGGACGCTCAAAGACAAGACGGCTTTATTGCCCACATGGCTACGCCGGATTCTATTTCCGACGTTACCCAGCCGCCGGTGCTGGCCTGGGGCATTATGAGGCTTTTTAACAGAACCAAAGACATCGCTTTGCTCGAGGAAACTTATCCGAAACTGCGCGGCTACTTAACGTGGAATATGGAAAACAGAACAGACAAACACGGCCTTTATGTTTGGCATGTGGACACAACCAGCGTAGACTGCCGGTGTGACGAAAGCGGAATGGACAATTGCTCCCGCTTTGACGGTGTGAAAGACATGGAATGTATCGATTTTTCCTGTTTCATGGTCATGGAGGCCGAAGCCATGGCGTCTATGTGTGAGATTCTTCAAAACGGCGAAGGTCCGTTTTGGAAAGCGTTTGCGGAGGAGTTAAAGGAAAAAATCAACACCCGCCTGTGGGATGAGGCAGATGGCTTTTATTACGACAGAATTGTGGCAAACGACAGCTTTCACAAGGTAAAATCCAACGCCTCGTTTTTGCCCATGCTTGCCGGCGTGTGCAGCACAGACCAGGCGGCAAAGCTTGTGGCGCACCTAGATAACCCCGACACATTTAAAGAAGCCGTCGGCGTACCCGGCATTGCCAAAGAAGACCCCACATACGGTACAGACATGTGGCGCGGCCCCGTTTGGCTGAACTATAACTATCTTGTGCTGGAGGGCCTGAAGAAATACGGCTATATTGAGCGTTACGAAACGTTTGTGAAAGGCCTTGTGAAAGAAGTGACAAAATGGTATCTGTCAGACGGGGTGCTCTACGAGTTTTACGACCCCTCCGGCGCCACGCCCCCAAGCAGACTGATGCGCAAGGGGCCGGTTATCGAGCCATATAATTTTAATATCCGCTACCAGGCCATACGCGACTACGGCTGGACTTGCTCTATGTTTGCATGCATCATTTTAGAAAATAAACACCTGTTTGAAAGCACTTGA
- a CDS encoding MATE family efflux transporter, which translates to MAKFENNLSEGNVVKQLVLFSLPVLISNLIQSLYSTVDMLVVGQFAGEVAMSGVNIGGQVSFLITNMVFGLAVGATVLIGQYMGADDRNSMHETIATLFVSLTVAAVIITVAMLALQEPLLRLIQTPAESFSEARIYFFISMLGTIFIFGYNALSAVMRGLGDSRNPLIFVAIACGVNIVLDLLFVAVFHMGAAGAALATIMSQAISMILCILYLRKNNFIFDFSLDSFKGATKKQLKLILKIGIPTSIQNVATSASFLFLTALVNSIGVMASAAVGAVGKLNGFAILPGIAMSTSVSAMSAQNIGAKKYDRAAKTMLVGMAISMAISIVIFFIVGVFPESCMRLFGNDPEFIANGVAYIKAFKYDYLVAPLCFCFNGLFIGAGHTNFSLINGIMSSLLFRIPASYIFGMVLNMGLLGVGLGGPIASAAAMVFGLGFFLTGRWKKLIIHSVDTENVQAIE; encoded by the coding sequence ATGGCAAAATTTGAAAACAATTTATCAGAAGGGAACGTGGTAAAACAGCTTGTTTTGTTCTCGCTTCCTGTTCTAATTTCGAACTTAATCCAGTCCCTTTACAGCACGGTTGACATGCTGGTGGTGGGCCAGTTTGCAGGAGAGGTGGCAATGTCCGGCGTAAATATCGGCGGGCAGGTTTCGTTTTTAATCACCAACATGGTGTTTGGTCTGGCCGTCGGCGCAACGGTTTTAATCGGGCAGTATATGGGGGCAGACGATAGGAATTCCATGCACGAAACCATTGCAACGCTGTTTGTGTCGCTCACCGTTGCCGCTGTGATCATCACTGTGGCCATGCTGGCGCTGCAGGAACCGCTGCTTCGGCTCATTCAAACGCCGGCAGAGTCTTTCTCCGAGGCAAGGATATACTTTTTCATCAGCATGCTGGGCACGATTTTCATTTTTGGCTACAATGCCTTAAGCGCGGTTATGCGCGGTTTGGGCGACAGCCGTAATCCCCTTATTTTTGTGGCAATTGCCTGCGGCGTGAACATTGTGCTCGACCTTTTGTTTGTCGCAGTGTTTCATATGGGCGCAGCCGGAGCTGCTTTGGCGACGATTATGTCCCAGGCCATCAGCATGATTTTGTGCATTCTTTACCTTAGAAAAAACAACTTTATTTTCGACTTTAGCTTAGACTCGTTTAAAGGCGCAACAAAAAAGCAGCTAAAGCTGATTTTGAAAATTGGCATTCCCACGTCTATTCAGAATGTTGCCACAAGCGCGTCGTTTCTGTTTTTAACGGCGCTGGTAAACTCCATTGGCGTTATGGCCTCTGCCGCGGTGGGCGCAGTTGGCAAGCTGAACGGATTTGCTATTTTACCCGGCATTGCCATGAGCACCTCGGTTTCCGCCATGAGTGCCCAAAACATCGGCGCGAAAAAGTATGACAGGGCTGCCAAAACCATGCTGGTTGGCATGGCAATTTCCATGGCCATCAGCATTGTGATATTCTTTATCGTAGGCGTGTTCCCGGAAAGCTGTATGCGCCTGTTCGGAAACGACCCTGAGTTCATTGCAAACGGCGTTGCATACATAAAAGCGTTTAAATATGACTATTTGGTAGCTCCTCTGTGCTTTTGCTTTAACGGTTTGTTTATCGGTGCGGGGCACACCAACTTTTCGCTGATTAACGGCATTATGTCGTCTCTCTTGTTCCGAATCCCCGCATCTTACATATTCGGCATGGTGCTCAATATGGGGCTGTTGGGCGTTGGTCTGGGCGGACCCATTGCATCTGCCGCCGCCATGGTTTTTGGCCTGGGCTTCTTCTTAACGGGACGGTGGAAAAAGCTGATTATTCACTCAGTGGACACGGAAAATGTGCAAGCAATTGAATAA
- a CDS encoding class I SAM-dependent methyltransferase, with amino-acid sequence MNRQILYDNQDFFDGYFALRNQDINYNDLLEQPAMAELLPNLSGKAVLDLGCGFGQNCKDFVCRGAKRVVGVDISEKMLSVAKDKSAAPEIQYRNMSMTDIASMDETFDFVYSSLAFHYVEDFSKLMTDIYNLLAPNGMLLFSQEHPIPTATIDGLGHYNKDENGIPVSYTFSNYSQSGKREIHWFIDGVVKFHRPMGELLTAVARAGFTIEVVCEPTPKDWAVKKLPAIAKEFIKPSFLIVQARKKA; translated from the coding sequence ATGAATCGTCAAATTTTATACGATAATCAGGACTTTTTTGACGGATATTTTGCCCTAAGAAACCAGGACATCAATTATAACGACCTGCTTGAACAGCCTGCTATGGCTGAGCTTTTGCCAAATCTTTCGGGCAAAGCTGTGCTGGATTTGGGCTGCGGCTTCGGCCAAAACTGTAAAGACTTTGTTTGCCGCGGCGCAAAACGTGTCGTTGGCGTTGACATTTCAGAAAAAATGCTGTCTGTTGCAAAAGATAAATCTGCCGCTCCGGAAATTCAATATCGAAATATGAGCATGACCGATATTGCTTCCATGGACGAAACATTTGATTTTGTTTACAGTTCCCTTGCGTTTCACTACGTTGAGGATTTCTCTAAACTGATGACCGATATTTACAATCTGCTTGCGCCAAACGGAATGCTGCTGTTTTCCCAGGAGCACCCCATTCCCACCGCCACAATAGACGGTTTGGGCCATTATAATAAAGATGAAAACGGTATCCCTGTTTCTTACACGTTTTCCAACTACAGTCAGAGCGGCAAGCGGGAAATTCACTGGTTTATTGACGGCGTGGTGAAATTTCACCGCCCCATGGGCGAACTGTTAACGGCAGTTGCCCGCGCGGGCTTTACCATTGAAGTGGTTTGCGAGCCAACGCCAAAGGATTGGGCTGTGAAAAAACTTCCGGCGATTGCAAAAGAATTTATAAAACCAAGCTTTTTAATTGTTCAGGCGAGGAAAAAAGCATGA
- a CDS encoding glycoside hydrolase family 2 TIM barrel-domain containing protein, with the protein MRFYEDLDNIAINRLPQRSYYIPENEGAYTLLNGRWRFHYFDSEADVTDSISGWDEISVPSCWQTLGYEDPNYTNVNYPYPVDPPFVPDRNPAGIYEREFNVENAGNQTYIVFEGVSSCVFLYINGEFAGYSQGSHLQAEFDVTPFVKKGVNTLRAKVLKWCSGSYLEDQDFFRFNGIFRDVYMLSRPQGHLTDIEVLAEKCAITAKFSGSANVTLCDGEGRVLETKTGQDGVSFAVENPVFWNAEKPYLYTLKFEAAGEVITIKTGFKTVEIGPDCALIINGVPVKLKGVNHHDTDPYTGWYQTDEAILNDLLLMKSLNINTVRTSHYPPPPKFLNLCDELGLYVVLETDLETHGFVTRVCGYGYDNDNSDWPGNKKEWTKSYVERMERAFERDKNHPSIIMWSTGNESGHGPNHYEMVKWLRARRPGALVHCEDASRLGYLDHADVYSIMYPEVYKNEAYSKEQNNRTVEGYLTNPENKQPLFLCEFAHAMGNGPGTVLEYMDFCYRYPAFIGGCVWEWADHTVVIDGVPKYGGDFCEGTHDHNFCCDGMVTHDRRLKAGSKEIKAAYQNISASLNGTDLTITNLYDFTNLSEFSLKLSVMADGETVAEGDYTLDVRPKESRELNVAALIGNVTGCRLGAYLNASFTDKNGHEVAFVQHELSVPKQSHEAPREALALTETEKTIIARGDGFVYEFSKLLGGFVSIKRNGKEQLVSPTKLSVWRAPTDNDRHIRKKWEWSDSDNQSGENFNKVFSKVYDCRTDNNVITVTGSLAGISRKPFFRYTAVYAFFTDGTVDVSLSGSVREDCVWLPRLGFEFKTLLENSRFSYFGMGPDENYADMRAFARMGLFHSSAADEYVNYVKPQEHGNHTNTKELAFNNGLTFTGYGFECNVSEFDSLDLSRAGHIDELKKNGAVNVRIDYKVSGIGSNSCGPALLERYRLKEKQIEFAFSFGLTKE; encoded by the coding sequence ATGCGTTTTTATGAAGATTTAGATAACATTGCTATAAACCGCCTCCCTCAGCGGAGCTATTACATTCCGGAAAACGAGGGGGCATATACGCTTTTAAACGGCCGTTGGAGGTTTCATTACTTTGACAGTGAGGCAGACGTGACTGATTCTATCTCCGGCTGGGACGAAATCAGCGTTCCGTCCTGCTGGCAGACTTTGGGCTATGAAGACCCCAACTACACCAACGTGAACTACCCTTATCCGGTTGACCCGCCTTTTGTGCCCGACAGAAACCCTGCCGGGATTTATGAGCGGGAGTTTAACGTAGAAAACGCCGGCAACCAAACCTATATTGTGTTTGAGGGCGTTTCCTCCTGTGTGTTTTTATACATAAACGGCGAATTTGCAGGCTACAGCCAGGGAAGCCATTTGCAGGCGGAGTTTGACGTGACGCCTTTTGTAAAAAAAGGTGTTAACACCCTGCGCGCAAAGGTGCTGAAGTGGTGCTCAGGAAGCTATTTGGAAGACCAGGACTTTTTCCGTTTTAACGGCATTTTCAGAGACGTTTATATGCTGTCCCGCCCCCAGGGGCATTTGACGGACATTGAGGTGCTGGCAGAAAAATGTGCGATAACTGCAAAATTCAGCGGCAGCGCCAACGTCACACTGTGCGACGGCGAGGGCCGTGTGTTAGAAACAAAAACCGGGCAGGACGGGGTTTCCTTTGCCGTTGAAAATCCTGTTTTTTGGAACGCCGAAAAGCCCTATTTATACACCTTGAAATTTGAGGCAGCCGGCGAAGTCATTACAATCAAAACCGGGTTTAAAACTGTGGAAATCGGCCCGGACTGCGCCCTTATCATAAACGGCGTGCCGGTGAAGTTAAAAGGCGTGAACCACCACGACACCGACCCCTACACCGGCTGGTATCAGACAGACGAAGCAATTTTAAACGACCTTTTATTGATGAAGTCGTTAAACATTAACACCGTGAGAACGTCCCACTACCCGCCCCCGCCGAAGTTTTTGAATTTGTGCGACGAGCTTGGGCTTTATGTGGTGCTGGAAACCGATTTGGAAACCCACGGTTTTGTTACCCGCGTCTGCGGCTATGGCTATGACAACGACAATTCCGACTGGCCGGGCAACAAAAAAGAGTGGACGAAAAGCTATGTTGAGCGCATGGAACGCGCCTTCGAGCGGGACAAAAACCACCCGTCCATCATTATGTGGTCCACCGGAAACGAAAGCGGCCACGGGCCAAACCACTATGAAATGGTGAAATGGCTCCGCGCACGCAGGCCGGGTGCGCTCGTTCACTGTGAGGACGCGTCCCGTTTGGGATATTTAGACCACGCTGACGTGTATTCGATTATGTATCCTGAAGTGTATAAAAACGAGGCCTATTCCAAAGAGCAAAACAACCGGACGGTTGAGGGGTATTTAACAAACCCGGAAAATAAACAGCCTTTGTTTTTATGCGAGTTTGCTCACGCAATGGGCAACGGCCCCGGAACGGTTTTGGAATATATGGATTTTTGTTACCGCTATCCCGCCTTTATCGGAGGCTGTGTTTGGGAGTGGGCTGACCACACCGTTGTGATTGACGGCGTACCTAAATATGGCGGCGATTTTTGCGAGGGCACCCACGACCACAACTTCTGTTGTGACGGAATGGTGACCCACGACCGCCGGCTGAAAGCCGGCTCGAAGGAAATTAAGGCCGCCTATCAAAACATTTCAGCTTCGCTGAACGGCACGGATTTAACCATAACAAACCTTTATGACTTTACCAATCTTTCGGAGTTTTCGTTAAAGCTCTCCGTAATGGCGGACGGCGAAACTGTGGCGGAGGGGGATTATACGCTTGATGTGCGTCCCAAAGAAAGCCGCGAGCTGAACGTGGCCGCGTTAATTGGAAACGTTACCGGCTGCCGTTTGGGGGCATATTTAAACGCATCGTTTACTGACAAAAACGGCCACGAGGTCGCCTTCGTTCAGCACGAGCTTTCTGTTCCAAAACAATCGCACGAGGCCCCGCGCGAGGCCCTGGCGCTGACGGAAACCGAAAAAACCATTATCGCCCGGGGAGATGGCTTTGTTTATGAATTTTCAAAGCTTTTGGGCGGGTTTGTTTCGATAAAACGAAACGGCAAAGAACAGCTGGTTTCCCCCACCAAGCTTTCTGTTTGGCGGGCGCCCACAGACAACGACAGGCATATCCGGAAAAAATGGGAATGGTCTGACAGCGACAACCAGTCCGGCGAGAACTTTAACAAGGTGTTTTCAAAGGTTTATGACTGCCGCACAGACAACAACGTGATTACGGTAACAGGCTCCCTTGCCGGCATTTCCAGAAAACCGTTTTTCCGCTATACCGCAGTCTATGCGTTTTTCACCGACGGCACGGTGGACGTTTCCCTCTCAGGCTCTGTGCGGGAGGACTGCGTGTGGCTGCCGCGGCTGGGCTTTGAGTTTAAAACCCTTTTAGAAAACAGCCGCTTTTCGTATTTTGGCATGGGGCCGGACGAAAATTACGCCGACATGCGCGCCTTTGCCCGCATGGGGCTGTTTCACAGCTCGGCAGCAGACGAGTATGTGAATTATGTAAAACCCCAAGAGCACGGCAACCACACCAACACAAAGGAGCTTGCATTTAATAACGGGCTTACGTTTACAGGATATGGGTTTGAATGTAACGTGTCGGAGTTTGACAGCTTAGATCTCTCCCGGGCAGGGCACATTGACGAGCTTAAAAAGAACGGCGCCGTGAACGTGCGGATTGACTACAAGGTTTCCGGAATTGGCTCGAATTCCTGCGGGCCGGCGCTGCTTGAGCGGTATCGGCTGAAAGAGAAGCAAATTGAGTTTGCATTTTCTTTTGGGCTTACAAAAGAATAA
- a CDS encoding MgtC/SapB family protein, translating into MEFIFSNGVSQLDCIARIVAACLCGALIGFERSRRQKEAGIRTHIIVALGSSLMMIVSKYGFFDMVDIHSGVFTGDRIAANIITGVSFLGAGMIFFRGSSVKGLTTAAGIWSTAGVGLAVGAGLYIIAGTATVLILIIQIIFHKWQISADTQVFGKIVVVLENDEAKIDFIAGTLKNEGIEIVSSRFEKLGDDKAKITYAVRSDNEVSAKQSARLSRIIPEMVSLEVHSNT; encoded by the coding sequence ATGGAGTTCATTTTTTCAAACGGAGTTTCGCAGCTCGACTGCATTGCAAGAATTGTGGCAGCCTGCCTGTGCGGCGCGCTGATAGGGTTCGAGCGCAGCCGGCGGCAAAAGGAGGCCGGCATCAGAACGCACATCATTGTGGCATTAGGCTCGTCTTTGATGATGATTGTGTCGAAATATGGTTTTTTTGACATGGTGGACATTCACAGCGGAGTGTTCACCGGCGACAGAATTGCCGCTAACATCATAACCGGCGTGTCGTTTTTAGGCGCGGGCATGATATTTTTCCGCGGCAGCTCGGTGAAAGGCCTAACCACCGCGGCGGGCATCTGGTCTACCGCAGGGGTGGGGCTTGCCGTCGGGGCAGGGCTTTACATCATTGCTGGAACGGCCACGGTGCTGATTTTAATTATTCAAATCATTTTCCACAAATGGCAAATTAGCGCAGACACCCAGGTGTTCGGAAAAATTGTGGTGGTTTTGGAAAACGACGAGGCCAAAATTGATTTCATTGCAGGCACATTAAAAAATGAGGGGATTGAAATTGTTTCCAGCCGGTTTGAAAAACTTGGCGACGACAAGGCAAAAATTACCTATGCAGTGCGCTCCGACAATGAGGTTTCTGCCAAACAGTCTGCAAGACTTTCGCGGATTATTCCCGAAATGGTGTCGTTAGAGGTGCACAGCAACACATAA
- the scfB gene encoding thioether cross-link-forming SCIFF peptide maturase, protein MIHQYKLGGYNLVLDMASGSVHSVDDVAYDAIAMFKTHSRKDLITALQTKYEEDPTVNETELAALISDIEALEKDGKLFSKDIYENKAFDLKNRHTEIKALCLHIAHTCNLTCDYCFASQGNFCGERALMSFDVGKRAIDFLVEHSGTRKNLEVDFFGGEPLMNFGVVKQIVAYARSIEKEHNKNFRFTLTTNGMLIDDDVIDFANRECHNVVLSLDGRREVHDLLRKTAGGTGSYDIIVPKFQKLVEKRGGKGYYIRGTFTHNNPDFTNDLFHMLDLGFTELSMEPVVCAPNDPYALTDEDIETVCRQYEILAEEMIKREKQGKGFTFYHYMIDLTGGPCIYKRISGCGSGTEYFAVTPWGELFPCHQFVGDEAYSMGDIWKGVTNAEKQEQFKLCNAYAREECRDCWAKLYCSGGCAANAYHAAGSISGVYEQGCKLFKKRMECAIMVQAAKAGL, encoded by the coding sequence ATGATACACCAATACAAACTGGGCGGCTATAACCTGGTTTTAGACATGGCAAGCGGCAGCGTCCACTCGGTGGACGACGTGGCCTACGACGCAATCGCCATGTTTAAAACCCACAGCCGCAAAGATTTAATAACAGCGTTGCAAACCAAATATGAAGAAGACCCCACCGTGAATGAGACAGAGCTTGCGGCACTCATTTCCGACATCGAGGCGCTGGAAAAAGACGGAAAGCTTTTTTCAAAGGATATTTATGAAAATAAAGCCTTCGACTTAAAAAACCGCCACACAGAAATTAAGGCCCTATGCCTGCACATTGCCCACACCTGCAATTTAACCTGCGACTACTGCTTTGCCAGCCAGGGGAACTTTTGCGGCGAGCGGGCGCTTATGTCCTTTGACGTGGGCAAGCGTGCCATCGACTTTTTGGTGGAGCATTCGGGAACGCGAAAAAATTTAGAGGTAGATTTTTTCGGCGGCGAACCGCTGATGAATTTTGGCGTGGTAAAGCAAATTGTTGCCTATGCCCGGTCCATTGAAAAAGAACACAACAAAAACTTTCGCTTTACCTTAACCACCAACGGAATGTTAATTGACGACGACGTGATTGACTTTGCCAACCGCGAGTGCCACAACGTTGTGCTGTCGTTAGACGGGCGGCGGGAAGTCCACGACCTTCTGCGCAAAACCGCCGGCGGAACGGGAAGCTACGACATCATTGTTCCCAAGTTTCAAAAACTGGTGGAAAAACGCGGCGGCAAGGGCTATTACATAAGGGGAACGTTCACCCACAACAATCCCGACTTTACCAACGACCTGTTTCATATGCTGGATTTAGGCTTTACGGAGCTTTCCATGGAGCCGGTGGTGTGCGCGCCAAACGACCCCTATGCCTTAACGGACGAAGATATTGAAACGGTCTGCCGGCAGTATGAAATTTTGGCGGAGGAAATGATAAAGCGCGAAAAGCAGGGAAAAGGCTTTACGTTTTACCACTATATGATTGATTTAACCGGCGGACCGTGCATATATAAACGGATTTCCGGCTGCGGCTCCGGCACGGAATATTTTGCCGTAACGCCCTGGGGCGAGCTGTTCCCCTGCCATCAGTTTGTGGGAGATGAAGCCTACAGCATGGGCGACATCTGGAAAGGCGTTACAAATGCGGAAAAGCAGGAACAGTTTAAGCTGTGCAACGCTTATGCCAGAGAAGAATGCCGTGACTGCTGGGCAAAGCTCTACTGCAGCGGCGGCTGCGCCGCTAACGCATACCACGCCGCAGGCTCTATATCCGGCGTATATGAGCAGGGGTGCAAGCTGTTTAAAAAGCGCATGGAATGCGCCATTATGGTTCAGGCCGCAAAAGCTGGTCTGTAA
- a CDS encoding GNAT family N-acetyltransferase has protein sequence MNVSIRKAELSDIDGFLKLDKHIAPERLKTVISAGRAFVLENSGQIFGVLRYSLFWESLPFLDLISIDPAFQRQGFGRTFMAFWEAQMKQEGFCHCLTSTQEDETAKFFYETLGYTKTGAFFPPEQEAQELIYLKTL, from the coding sequence ATGAACGTATCTATCCGCAAAGCAGAACTTTCCGATATAGACGGCTTTTTAAAATTGGATAAACACATTGCGCCGGAACGGCTTAAAACTGTGATTTCAGCCGGCCGGGCGTTTGTTTTGGAAAATAGCGGCCAAATTTTTGGCGTGCTGCGCTACAGCCTGTTTTGGGAAAGTCTTCCCTTTTTAGACCTGATTTCTATTGACCCGGCCTTTCAAAGGCAGGGGTTTGGCCGCACTTTTATGGCGTTTTGGGAAGCCCAGATGAAACAGGAGGGATTTTGCCACTGCCTCACCTCCACCCAGGAGGACGAAACGGCAAAGTTCTTTTATGAAACGCTTGGATATACAAAAACCGGCGCGTTTTTTCCGCCGGAACAGGAAGCGCAAGAGTTAATTTATCTAAAAACGCTATAA
- a CDS encoding AraC family transcriptional regulator — protein MLEKKEEFGAKPIRITLQSGPGQLICPHWHSYFEYIEILEGAMTITVGQTSYPVSRGDIVFIHSGLFHAGHSENGCMLRALVVPASEWNGSAPDLSFLMADYNPVIGKNAELSQLLTLVYKEYSVEHAYQSAAIRALLSLLNIYICRIFALTGELKHNAAVKKAAEFILKNFSSDITVEELADHVNLSKFHFSRLFKEITGLSPIVYLTRVRISRAIVLMEQTDLTMTEISSACGFSSPNYFNRVFKAFTGSTPHKYKKLMYQP, from the coding sequence ATGCTGGAAAAAAAAGAGGAATTTGGCGCAAAGCCCATTCGGATTACACTGCAAAGCGGGCCGGGACAGCTGATTTGTCCCCATTGGCACTCTTATTTTGAATATATTGAAATTTTAGAGGGCGCCATGACAATTACTGTGGGGCAAACGTCTTATCCGGTTTCCCGGGGCGACATTGTGTTTATTCATTCCGGTCTTTTTCACGCAGGCCATTCAGAAAACGGCTGCATGCTGCGGGCATTGGTGGTTCCCGCCTCAGAATGGAACGGCAGCGCGCCGGACTTGTCGTTTCTCATGGCAGATTACAATCCGGTTATCGGAAAAAATGCGGAGTTAAGCCAGCTGCTCACTTTAGTATATAAAGAATACAGCGTGGAGCACGCCTATCAATCCGCCGCAATCCGCGCGCTGCTTTCTCTTTTAAACATTTATATCTGCCGGATTTTTGCGCTGACCGGCGAACTGAAGCACAATGCTGCGGTGAAAAAGGCGGCGGAATTTATTTTAAAAAACTTTTCGTCTGACATCACGGTAGAGGAGCTTGCCGACCATGTGAATTTAAGCAAGTTTCATTTTTCCCGGCTGTTTAAAGAGATTACGGGGCTTTCGCCCATTGTGTATCTTACCCGGGTACGGATTTCCCGCGCCATTGTGCTGATGGAGCAAACCGATTTGACTATGACGGAAATTTCTTCTGCGTGCGGCTTTTCTTCCCCCAACTACTTTAACCGCGTTTTTAAGGCGTTCACCGGCAGCACTCCCCACAAATATAAAAAGCTGATGTACCAGCCGTAG